From Epinephelus lanceolatus isolate andai-2023 chromosome 2, ASM4190304v1, whole genome shotgun sequence, one genomic window encodes:
- the arl6 gene encoding ADP-ribosylation factor-like protein 6 → MGLFDKLAGWLGLKKEVNVLCLGLDNSGKTTIINQLKPTNAQAQDIVPTIGFSIEKFKTSSLSFTVFDMSGQGRYRNLWEHYYKEGQAIIFVIDSADKLRMVVAKEELDTLLNHPDIKHRRIPILFFANKMDVRDALSSVKVSQLLCLENIKDKPWHICATDALKGEGLQEGVDWLQDQIKTMRT, encoded by the exons ATGGGGCTGTTTGACAAGTTGGCAGGATGGCTGGGTTTGAAGAAAGAGGTGAATGTGCTGTGTCTTGGTCTGGACAACAGTGGAAAAACCACCATCATCAACCAGCTCAAGCCCACTAAT GCCCAGGCACAAGACATCGTCCCAACCATTGGCTTCAGCATAGAGAAGTTCAAGACATCCAG TCTGTCCTTCACAGTGTTTGACATGTCTGGTCAAGGCAGATACAGAAACCTTTGGGAACACTACTACAA ggAAGGCCAGGCTATCATATTTGTCATTGACAGTGCAGACAAACTGAGGATGGTAGTAGCCAAAGAAGAACTGGACACATTATTAAACCATCCTG ATATTAAACACAGGAGGATCCCCATCCTGTTCTTTGCTAACAAGATGGATGTCAGGGATGCTCTGTCTTCTGTCAAGGTCTCACAGCTGCTGTGTTTGGAGAACATCAAAGACAAACCCTGGCACATCTG TGCTACCGATGCTCTGAAAGGAGAAGGTTTACAGGAGGGAGTCGACTGGTTACAAG